A section of the Salarchaeum sp. JOR-1 genome encodes:
- a CDS encoding 26S protease regulatory subunit: MSTDTQNTNTNPADDDGSLADTATTIETQIDQIEDVEQSSDLEATIQFYESLKQNLITIKDTEVATPHTDSRLEYVRDRLDDLYDVRETALNTDTDTEDDSEPSNSDESSENDPSPQTNSNTTDDSADSDTSGTFAPETPEIDFSDYIGRDDLKEDLQARVLGPYRDADRIEELGLETTSGVLLYGPPGTGKSYVARALGGEGDLSYIEVKIPDIKDRYVGGSEENIQELFATAREHAPCIICMDEVDALATSRGADNNSTGKDDMINTFLDEFEKSPRGVLVIGTTNRRDRVDEAFERGDRFETSFEVGLPERDDRIKLLKHFLTTPVDRPRNPGLRIDILANKTDGYSTSNIEQLVNEAAWDVYLNDQDRLSMENFEAAFDAISPVEYSRPGRD, translated from the coding sequence ATGTCCACTGACACCCAGAACACCAACACGAACCCCGCGGACGATGACGGGTCGCTCGCAGACACCGCGACCACAATCGAAACCCAGATCGACCAAATTGAGGATGTCGAACAGAGCTCGGATCTCGAGGCAACGATCCAGTTCTACGAATCCCTGAAACAAAACCTCATCACGATCAAAGACACGGAGGTCGCCACCCCGCACACGGACTCCCGACTCGAATACGTCCGCGACCGCCTAGACGACCTCTACGACGTTCGTGAAACCGCGCTCAACACCGATACCGACACGGAGGACGACTCCGAGCCATCCAACTCGGACGAGAGCTCCGAGAATGACCCGAGCCCCCAAACCAACTCAAACACCACGGACGACTCCGCGGACAGTGACACGTCCGGGACGTTCGCGCCGGAAACACCCGAGATAGATTTCTCCGATTACATCGGCCGCGACGACCTCAAAGAGGATCTTCAGGCACGTGTCCTTGGTCCCTACCGAGACGCCGACCGCATCGAAGAACTTGGCCTTGAGACAACGTCCGGCGTGTTGCTTTACGGCCCGCCGGGAACCGGAAAGAGCTACGTCGCCCGCGCCCTCGGCGGCGAGGGAGATCTCTCTTACATCGAAGTCAAGATTCCCGACATCAAGGATCGGTACGTCGGCGGCTCAGAAGAAAACATCCAGGAACTCTTCGCTACCGCACGGGAACACGCTCCCTGTATTATCTGCATGGATGAAGTCGACGCTCTCGCTACCAGCCGCGGCGCCGACAACAACTCCACCGGCAAAGACGACATGATCAACACATTCCTTGATGAATTTGAGAAATCCCCCCGCGGCGTCCTCGTGATCGGCACTACCAATCGCCGTGACCGCGTTGATGAAGCGTTCGAGCGCGGTGACCGCTTCGAAACCTCGTTCGAAGTCGGGCTCCCCGAACGCGACGATCGAATCAAACTCCTCAAACACTTCCTCACAACGCCAGTCGATCGTCCACGGAATCCTGGTCTCCGGATCGACATCCTCGCGAACAAAACAGACGGATACAGTACGAGCAATATCGAACAGCTCGTTAATGAAGCCGCCTGGGATGTCTATCTCAACGACCAGGATCGGCTCTCGATGGAGAACTTTGAGGCTGCGTTTGACGCTATCAGTCCCGTTGAGTATTCGAGACCGGGCCGAGACTGA
- a CDS encoding M48 family metalloprotease — MPSRYYGGETTKELPVSQDDARDRLTREITLTDITTDDDSTTGTYTVGPLTFFYDWTLEPASDGTLVRERWQFNTWTLLGFCSLFLLPLILGLLFLTLTTVGIYTPSSALSPGRIQGTSPTGLPIIAYYAGGAVCFALITVVFLFFYRVSNAPSPITNLKHEDADTPRTTASTATGISILLAAIYAPLTTPFIILATLEGPSIIFEYGTLLGTLYILSSLAALALLLFLARTNALHRLEFTHNHLDLFFDTDAERDDLVTPYRSVDATYTVTDTNDLLTRVADAADSLDLNIEPSPTIDEDNRILGEGVLSRFGLRARYEWRAEPIGWSAGDVRQFTVSETVYIARDYRYFFWLFGMLGAYTLLLYTGSIPGLSSFAVLFAPSLLLPLLALALFAPLPALIFPRGLDETDTHLTIAESRFLPAPLLTILYGLLTLGLAAVYLNTHYVVNALAILLVVASLIAATYYETLTSWFVSGIPSLQLPATIEIHATIGIVSAMPAMFLLAGFFNSDPAAYRLAGVLSLAVTCVAAYTCRRERHLAMSRFRDTLTDPPTSPVFRAGVYLLSITVAALGIGLPLLAARYVSQRPGVNLPTTLLVASGALYLLAGLLYQVTSGIWGITTLFTVSRPTTPDAIDLPADVADAQLRLYPGNVNAFFATSTGRTGYIFIPEIAVEELPADQLAALIAHEDAHASKYTDGWLSFYAPLLASLCLVGRNVLFTALNYSGRELRADRYAATKTSPDTFTTAFQKIRQLRLNDRLSDDARAERERNTRRAAAALTPLLPDTTSPPSVGSWFELLYGDYHMGKAHPAPDERLTRLQEDDTSGDDDLSR; from the coding sequence ATGCCGTCACGGTATTACGGGGGAGAAACGACCAAAGAACTCCCCGTTAGTCAAGACGATGCCCGTGACAGACTCACTCGCGAAATCACGCTCACTGACATCACGACTGACGACGATTCTACGACCGGGACGTACACCGTTGGTCCGCTCACATTCTTCTACGACTGGACGCTTGAACCAGCTTCCGACGGAACCCTGGTTCGTGAACGCTGGCAGTTCAACACTTGGACGCTCCTTGGATTCTGCAGCCTCTTCCTCCTCCCACTCATACTCGGCCTGCTCTTTCTGACCCTGACAACAGTCGGAATATACACTCCTTCCTCAGCCCTCTCCCCTGGGAGGATTCAGGGCACTTCCCCGACGGGCCTTCCCATCATCGCGTATTATGCGGGTGGCGCGGTCTGTTTCGCACTCATCACCGTCGTCTTCCTCTTTTTCTACCGGGTTAGCAACGCGCCCTCCCCCATCACCAACCTAAAACACGAAGACGCAGACACACCGCGAACCACCGCCTCCACCGCCACCGGCATCAGCATCCTTCTCGCAGCCATCTACGCCCCACTCACAACCCCCTTCATCATCCTCGCCACACTCGAGGGCCCAAGCATCATATTCGAGTACGGGACACTCCTCGGCACACTCTACATTCTCTCCAGTCTTGCTGCCCTCGCCCTCCTCCTCTTCCTCGCCAGAACAAACGCGCTCCACCGTCTGGAATTCACGCACAATCACCTCGACCTCTTCTTCGACACCGACGCTGAACGCGACGATCTCGTCACTCCCTACCGATCCGTCGACGCCACCTACACAGTTACCGACACCAACGACCTTCTCACCCGCGTCGCTGACGCAGCAGACTCACTCGACCTCAACATCGAACCCTCCCCAACCATCGACGAAGACAACCGCATACTCGGTGAAGGCGTACTCTCCCGATTCGGACTTCGCGCACGCTACGAATGGCGCGCCGAACCAATCGGCTGGTCGGCTGGCGACGTCCGCCAATTCACCGTCAGCGAAACCGTCTATATCGCCCGCGACTACCGCTATTTCTTCTGGCTATTCGGGATGCTCGGCGCTTACACACTCCTTCTCTACACGGGTAGCATCCCCGGTCTCAGCTCGTTCGCCGTGCTCTTCGCGCCCAGTCTGTTACTCCCTCTCCTCGCACTCGCACTCTTCGCTCCACTCCCCGCACTCATCTTCCCCCGCGGACTTGACGAGACAGACACCCATCTCACCATCGCCGAATCGCGCTTTCTCCCCGCCCCACTCCTCACCATCCTCTACGGACTGTTAACCCTCGGGCTCGCCGCCGTCTACCTCAACACCCACTACGTCGTAAACGCGCTCGCAATCCTGCTTGTCGTAGCGAGCCTCATCGCAGCCACCTACTACGAGACACTGACATCCTGGTTCGTCAGTGGGATTCCGAGCCTCCAACTCCCCGCAACAATTGAAATCCACGCAACAATCGGTATCGTATCGGCGATGCCCGCCATGTTCCTCCTCGCTGGATTCTTCAATTCTGACCCTGCTGCATACCGTCTTGCCGGCGTGCTCTCCCTCGCAGTCACGTGCGTTGCAGCGTACACGTGTCGGCGTGAGCGGCACCTCGCCATGTCCCGCTTCCGGGACACACTCACAGACCCCCCAACATCCCCTGTCTTCCGCGCAGGCGTCTACCTCTTAAGCATCACCGTCGCGGCACTGGGAATCGGCTTACCATTGCTCGCGGCACGCTACGTCTCACAACGACCGGGCGTCAACCTCCCCACCACGCTTCTCGTCGCATCCGGCGCCCTCTACCTCCTCGCCGGCCTTCTCTACCAAGTCACCTCCGGGATCTGGGGGATCACAACGCTCTTCACCGTCAGCCGCCCCACCACACCCGACGCAATCGATCTTCCCGCTGATGTCGCGGACGCACAACTCCGGCTGTATCCCGGCAATGTGAACGCGTTCTTCGCAACATCCACGGGCCGCACCGGCTATATCTTCATCCCAGAAATCGCAGTCGAAGAACTCCCTGCCGACCAACTGGCCGCGCTCATTGCCCACGAAGACGCACACGCGTCCAAGTATACGGACGGCTGGCTCAGCTTCTACGCCCCCCTCCTCGCCAGTCTCTGCCTCGTCGGCCGGAACGTCCTCTTCACAGCTCTGAACTACTCCGGCCGAGAACTGCGTGCCGACCGCTACGCAGCTACCAAAACAAGCCCCGACACATTCACCACCGCCTTTCAGAAAATCCGCCAGCTCCGGCTGAATGACCGCCTTTCTGATGACGCCCGTGCGGAGCGCGAACGAAATACTCGCCGTGCAGCGGCCGCACTCACTCCACTTCTCCCAGACACAACTTCCCCACCCTCCGTTGGTTCGTGGTTCGAACTCCTCTACGGCGACTACCACATGGGAAAAGCACATCCAGCACCCGACGAACGCCTCACCCGCCTCCAAGAAGACGATACCAGTGGGGATGATGACCTGAGTCGTTAG